CCGGGGTCAGCAACTGCTTGAACGAGTGCCGATCCCAATACACTGGCCCGTTGCTCTGAGGAAACTGGAGTTTTCCCGAGCGCAATCCGCGGCTGATGCAGTTCATGAACATGCCTTTCGCTCCTTTAACCAGCACAGGTCTGCAACCAATGCCGAGCAGCGGCTCAATCGCTTTCAGCCGTGTCAATTCACCCAAGAACCAGTCGGCCCATTCGCATACGCCCGGCACTCCATGAACCTGCGCAAGCGATTTCCAAACAAAGTCCGGCGAGTCATCCAGCAGAATCACCCGCTCGGTCGTCTTTCCGGTACCGATTTGACTCAGCTCTTCGGAAACGGCCACGAGATGGCGCAGAGGATATTTGCTGCCCTCCACGTTGACAGAACCCCGGTACGACTGAGCATTGGCTCCCAAGGTGACTCTGAAAGTTGAGCCGTCCGGGGTCTCCACGCTGAACCACTCCCGATTGGCAATGGCTGCGCTGACTGCGGCGATCTGGGTGTCACCGCCTGCGACAGAGATTAGATGGGCTTTGCAGAGTGAATGGTTTTCAAGGGGTTCCCCGATGAAGCGATCAAGAGGAATTTTGAAGTGGCTCTCCAACATCGACTCCGGCAGGTAGTCGAACACCTGTGTTTCTAGAGGCGGATAGAGCGACGCCAGTTGCTTGCCACTGCTGCATGGAACCGCAGAGCCGCCCACCTCAACGCGCAGGTCCGGGGTGTTGGTGATGAGCCAGTCAGAGGCTTCGATCACCTCGACTCGCGGAATCGGCAGTCCAAGCCATTGGCCCAGGCGCGACGCGAACATCTCGTTGGCCAGGACGCGAACGTGCTGGGGGTTATTGGCGAATTTGACCACGAAGAAATTGCCGTCGGAGGAGCGCATCAGATGAGACTGCGCTCCTCCGCGCATTCTGCGGATGTGTTGCACTGCAGAAAGACCGGTACTCATGGGAACTTCCGATGGGTTGATTGATGGAGTTCTGATCTCTTGAAGGGTGCGATGGGGAACGGCCGTCAGGGCGGGATTGCGAAGCCGATTATTGAGAGCTAACGTGAGTGGCCACGAACAATGCGGGTTTCACACTGCTTCCGTTTTATCGGCTCCATTGCTGAAAGCGTCTTCTGAAGCGTCCATTTGCCCGGTTGGCTCGGTCTGAATTTCTGGATGAGAAACCGTCAATCCCTCCCCAGTCTCAGCCTTCTTGCGAGCAATCCCGCAATAGAGGTGGATGACGTGGAGTGATTCACAGCCATGGCACTCTTTGTGCTGCGGCCCTCCGTCTTTTGCCGGGTTGTAACGGGGATGCACACTACATCTCCCGTCAAATCGAAAGCTGATCCTTAAAGACATGGCGGCTCCTTAGTCGAGGGTGATGCGAACCGTTTCACCGAAAGGCGCAGTCCGGCGGGAATCGGTCACCCACAGAACTGGATATTCAGGGATTGGGGGATAGGAATAGCAACACAGATCGGTGAGATAGATGAGACAGACGGGTGAGATTTGGTTTTCGTTGACCCACTCGAATACAGGACGGAAGTCCGTGCCCCCGCCGCCTCTGGGCTTCAGTTGAATCGACTCTGACGGCCCAAATTCTTGTGATGACTGGACCGTCGCGTCACAATATACGACGTGGATGCCTTCCGGCTTGGCTTCCTCTGAGATGGCCGAGATTTCGCCTGCGAACTGCTTCAGCTCTTCCTCCCCGATTGAACCTGACGTGTCGACACCGACTACGATGGTGCCCAGACCAGTCCGCTCGACTGACGGCAGGTACAAACCCGAAGCCACATACCTCCGATTTGGTGGCGTCCACCGGTAATCGGACGGCGCAATTGCTGCCACGAAGGCGCGCAGGATTGCCCGCCAGTCTTGCATTGGCTGTCTGCTTTCGTTGAGAGGTCTGTCCAGATTTGCGGGTTCGTGTCCACACGATTTTGCTGATCGCATTGCCTGGTCGGCGGCGATGTTCCACTCCTGCTGCTGGCGGCTGTTCTCTGCCTGCGACGCAGGACCGCCCTGCTCGTCTGTTGCGTCCCAAACCTCGCCGAAACCACCAAGCCGAGGCGGCTGGCTTTCTGCCCGGTTCCCACTTGCGTCTTGGTTTGGGGCGGACGGGTTCTGCGTACTTGATTCAGAATCTGACGTTTGCTGGCCCTGAGCTCCTTGCTCGTTACCGCCGCCCGAACCAGCGCCCGGCGGCTGCGGAGTCTGCTCTGGCGTTGCGCTCGATTCGTCCTTGCTCCGCTGAAGCAACCGCGTGTAAATCTCTTCGGCGCTCAGGTTGTCGAAAGCAGGATCAAGCAGGGCGCCAGCCGGGAGTGCGAATCCATTGCTCACGAGGATTGGGTTGATGGCCAGGTCTGCGGCCTGATTCCAAATCTG
The Terriglobia bacterium genome window above contains:
- a CDS encoding VWA-like domain-containing protein; protein product: MRIQTSVERKLTRARTQLLLNQPFFGTLCLRLKLAPGNLPTMATDGRRIVYDPAFVDALKPAELEAVLAHEVLHCALGHHCRRGERDPQIWNQAADLAINPILVSNGFALPAGALLDPAFDNLSAEEIYTRLLQRSKDESSATPEQTPQPPGAGSGGGNEQGAQGQQTSDSESSTQNPSAPNQDASGNRAESQPPRLGGFGEVWDATDEQGGPASQAENSRQQQEWNIAADQAMRSAKSCGHEPANLDRPLNESRQPMQDWRAILRAFVAAIAPSDYRWTPPNRRYVASGLYLPSVERTGLGTIVVGVDTSGSIGEEELKQFAGEISAISEEAKPEGIHVVYCDATVQSSQEFGPSESIQLKPRGGGGTDFRPVFEWVNENQISPVCLIYLTDLCCYSYPPIPEYPVLWVTDSRRTAPFGETVRITLD